The following coding sequences lie in one Acropora palmata chromosome 3, jaAcrPala1.3, whole genome shotgun sequence genomic window:
- the LOC141876140 gene encoding uncharacterized protein LOC141876140, which yields TVEPLTTFSPNECIGWFVVLSIVGVATTTINVLTVIVYLLEQRLRKRTMYLVISLAVADMCVGGISLTIDVSMSGFSCGLWKIDPPPKGSAVARGGAGGARAPPVFFLKSKYITLATALKGVWLSILIGVLFVFPMASVINLAAISLERTRATFRPFQHRLLKKWVFGAAVVAVWIFAVLIASYIYLDVFFALSGPGEFYSYLSILAFCFFVIAVSYASIVAKMLCGTQPQHQRAISRERKLTKTLFLVTLASYMLLSPYIICFFLIFSKRTFFSFSSETLHLYFLLVSLAYVNSMVNPILYTLRIPEFKRALVSFLAFRSRAKISK from the exons acggTGGAACCATTGACCACATTTTCCCCAAACGAGTGCATTGGCTGGTTTGTGGTACTTTCCATCGTGGGTGTGGCTACAACAACAATCAACGTCCTCACCGTCATTGTTTACCTGTTAGAGCAAAGGTTACGCAAACGCACCATGTACTTGGTAATCAGCCTGGCAGTTGCAGATATGTGTGTTGGAGGAATCTCCTTGACCATAGATGTGTCCATGTCAGGATTTTCTTGCGGGCTTTGGAAGATCGATCCACCGCCAAAgggcagtgccgtagcaaggggaggggccgggggggcccgtgcccccccagtttttttcctaaaaagtaaa tatattacccttgctacggcactgaaggGGGTCTGGCTAAGTATTTTGATTGGGGTCCTTTTCGTTTTTCCTATGGCTTCAGTGATAAACCTCGCAGCTATCTCTTTGGAGCGGACCCGCGCCACGTTTCGACCATTCCAGCACCGTCTCCTCAAAAAGTGGGTTTTTGGAGCAGCTGTTGTAGCCGTTTGGATTTTCGCTGTCTTAATCGCATCTTACATCTACCTGGATGTCTTTTTTGCATTAAGCGGTCCTGGAGAGTTTTACTCGTATTTGTCAATATTggcgttttgttttttcgttaTCGCTGTGTCTTATGCGTCAATCGTTGCTAAAATGTTGTGTGGAACGCAGCCGCAGCACCAGCGTGCAATAAGTAGAGAACGGAAGCTCACCAAAACACTTTTCCTTGTGACACTTGCATCTTACATGTTGTTGTCGCCAtacattatttgttttttccttataTTTTCCAAACgaactttcttttccttttccagtGAAACCCTTCATTTGTATTTCCTTTTGGTCTCTTTAGCGTACGTCAACTCGATGGTTAATCCCATTTTGTATACTCTTAGAATTCCGGAGTTCAAAAGAGCTCTTGTGTCATTCCTAGCCTTTAGATCACgtgcaaaaatttcaaagtga
- the LOC141877291 gene encoding RUN and FYVE domain-containing protein 2-like: MAAAGVEEEDTELNFGKLHVRTFSSSAPPESKREAQWKVERLNLLNIANLCIKHVIDSALNLGRVINDEYFEPLQQFFVVFESILRHGIKMKRNILGQRKDYWGPLEALENVAPESAEIVRSVQHLPNIRTNHGKGRAWVRLALMQKKLAEYIMILVENKELVREWYEPHSVLMQEEGGVISGLLVGLNIIDCNFDLKGDSLDVWSSVLDLSLYLKDGNYLEKPPESKKGEVQNDGSDMNVLLDQKTYLEEINRNLNSIVHTLQLKLKNVKMTNDDLSTQLTSCTEQIVQLMQERDILQDANSQMNEVSARKLQLAQADIDVERETYQKSREGLNEMYNVIRKQLESEIQSRKETEKELELARSMKEESVVAMRLLEKDIHDKQDTLVSLRRQLEDVKKLNLELHNKLQLCESTTKDHMNKWTELEEKCAKMIAHTKELEKSLSEALSKKITAENLVDELNNKIADSESERTALDTNLKIEREWRTKLQEDSVKDKERIGAMQMELKHLEQLKKEYQVLHEKHVSLKKCYSEQEMALVEMGSHLSNSQQKVEEMKEVTQTMKDMRWAEDKDAAQCQQCNQPFSLSRRKHHCRNCGGIFCHSCSDYTMPLPSSAKPVRVCDSCYTTLLQRYQR; this comes from the exons atggctgctgCTGGCGTGGAGGAGGAAGACACAGAACTTAATTTTGGAAAGCTTCATGTACGAACTTTCAGCTCATCTGCGCCGCCAGAATCAAAGAGGGAAGCCCAATGGAAAGTGGAAAGGTTGAACCTGTTGAATATAGCAAATCTCTGCATAAAGCATGTCATTGATTCTGCCTTGAACCTTGGTCGAGTTATTAACGACGAGTACTTCGAGCCTCTTCAACAGTTCTTTGTCGTCTTCGAGAGCATTTTACGACACGGAATAAAGA TGAAGAGGAATATTCTTGGTCAGAGGAAAGATTATTGGGGACCATTAGAAGCTCTGGAGAATGTCGCACCTGAGTCAGCAGAGATAGTTAGGAGTGTGCAGCACCTTCCAAATATTAG AACTAATCATGGGAAAGGAAGAGCTTGGGTAAGATTAGCACTCATGCAAAAGAAGCTGGCAGAATATATCATGATCCTGGTAGAGAACAAAGAGCTTGTTCG GGAATGGTATGAGCCTCATTCTGTGTTAATGCAAGAAGAAGGGGGTGTGATATCAGGCTTGTTGGTTGGGCTCAACATTATCGATTGCAATTTCGATTTGAAAGGAGACAGCCTTGATGTTTGG TCATCTGTTTTGGACCTAAGCTTGTACCTAAAGGATGGGAATTACTTGGAAAAACCACCCGAGAGTAAGAA AGGTGAAGTACAAAATGACGGAAGTGACATGAATGTGCTTTTAGATCAGAAGACATATTTAGAGGAAATCAACAGAAACCTGAA cTCCATAGTTCACACATTGCAGTTGAAATTGAAGAATGTGAAAATGACAAATGACGATCTGTCAACTCAA CTTACTTCCTGCACAGAGCAGATTGTTCAACTGATGCAGGAGAGGGACATTCTACAGGATGCTAACAGTCAGATGAACGAAGTCAGCGCACGAAAACTTCAA CTTGCTCAAGCCGATATCGATGTCGAGAGAGAGACATACCAAAAGTCAAG GGAAGGTTTGAATGAGATGTACAATGTGATAAGAAAACAGCTGGAATCAGAAATTCAGTCACGGAAG GAAACCGAGAAAGAGCTGGAATTGGCAAGAAGCATGAAAGAAGAGAGTGTA GTCGCGATGCGACTGTTGGAGAAAGATATACATGACAAACAAGACACCCTGGTCTCCCTCCGAAGACAACTGGAAGATGTGAAGAAACTGAATCTTGAGCTTCATAACAAGTTACAG CTGTGTGAGTCTACAACAAAAGACCACATGAACAAGTGGACAGAATTGGAAGAGAAATGCGCGAAGATGATTGCACATACCAAAGAACTGGAGAAAAG TCTGAGTGAAGCTTTATCAAAGAAGATCACAGCAGAAAACTTGGTTGATGagctaaataataaaatagcGGACAGCGAGAGCGAAAG GACCGCCTTAGACACCAATCTCAAAATAGAGCGTGAATGGCGGACAAAACTACAAGAAGATTCCGTGAAAGATAAAGAAAGAATAGGAGCCATGCAAATGGAATTGAAACATTTGGAACAACTCAAGAAG gaATATCAAGTGTTACACGAGAAACACGTGTCGTTGAAAAAGTGTTATTCTGAGCAAGAGATG gcTCTTGTGGAAATGGGTTCTCATTTGTCAAA TTCTCAACAGAAggttgaagaaatgaaagaagtcACCCAAACAATGAAG gACATGCGCTGGGCGGAAGACAAAGATGCCGCCCAATGTCAACAGTGTAATCAGCCGTTCTCGTTGTCAAGAAGAAAG cACCACTGTCGAAATTGTGGAGGAATTTTCTGTCATTCTTGTTCGGATTATACGATGCCTCTTCCTTCTTCTGCCAAACCAGTACGAGTTTGTGACTCTTGCTACACGACTCTTCTACAAAGATACCAGAGGTGA